A genomic region of Pseudomonas sp. KU43P contains the following coding sequences:
- a CDS encoding PucR family transcriptional regulator — protein sequence MSLALDEILRLPGLQDMRVRAGARHLQRRVRWPYVAENEGIAEWVMGGELVFVTGINHPRGENNLLSLVEDGEAVGIAGMVILTGGSFIQHIPPAVIARAEQLGLPLIEQPYALKMVVVTHLIGTALVQMSQERRSRNDILGQLLTGDYPSLAIARQRAAHLQLALDGPRRLVALRLSAVDGLFQRHGLAQGERLWQGTRQALEDLLEAWCRGRPEAVTAHLAGDLFVLLLPDAPDLRSALADLHRQLAALAGEMGLFMGLSSPAEDCARYRQALNEARQALEVAQNLRPATGLCDFSELGVLRLLQGIVDRSLLDDFVTQTLGPLRSTGRKQPNTLLHTLDALLMENGNGFKAGQRLGVHRNTINQRMQRIEQLSGQSLDDPLFRMNAAVAMLIWRMTEAQGKE from the coding sequence GTGAGCTTGGCACTGGACGAAATCCTTCGCCTGCCGGGCCTGCAGGACATGCGCGTGCGAGCCGGTGCACGCCACCTGCAGCGGCGGGTGCGCTGGCCCTATGTGGCCGAGAACGAAGGCATCGCCGAGTGGGTGATGGGCGGCGAACTGGTGTTCGTCACCGGCATCAACCACCCGCGTGGCGAGAACAACCTGCTGAGCCTGGTCGAGGATGGCGAGGCGGTGGGCATCGCCGGCATGGTGATCCTCACCGGCGGTTCGTTCATCCAGCACATACCGCCTGCGGTAATCGCCCGTGCCGAGCAGTTGGGCCTGCCGCTGATCGAGCAGCCCTACGCGCTGAAGATGGTGGTGGTAACCCACCTGATCGGCACCGCACTGGTGCAGATGAGCCAGGAGCGGCGTTCGCGCAACGACATCCTCGGCCAATTGCTGACGGGTGATTACCCAAGCCTGGCCATCGCCCGCCAGCGTGCGGCGCACCTGCAACTGGCCCTGGACGGGCCGCGCCGGCTGGTGGCGCTTCGGCTGTCGGCGGTCGACGGGCTGTTCCAGCGGCACGGGCTGGCCCAGGGCGAGCGCCTGTGGCAGGGCACCCGGCAAGCACTGGAAGACCTGCTCGAAGCCTGGTGTCGTGGCCGGCCCGAAGCGGTCACTGCGCACTTGGCGGGCGACCTGTTCGTGCTGCTGCTGCCAGACGCCCCGGACCTGCGCTCCGCCCTGGCCGACCTGCATCGGCAACTGGCGGCGCTGGCGGGGGAGATGGGCCTGTTCATGGGCCTTTCCAGCCCCGCCGAGGACTGTGCCCGTTACCGCCAGGCACTCAACGAAGCCCGCCAGGCGCTGGAGGTGGCGCAAAATCTACGCCCTGCCACCGGCCTGTGCGACTTCAGCGAACTGGGCGTGCTGCGCTTGCTGCAGGGGATCGTCGACCGTTCGCTGCTCGACGATTTCGTCACCCAGACCCTCGGCCCACTGCGCAGCACGGGCCGCAAGCAGCCCAATACTCTGCTGCATACCCTCGACGCGCTGCTCATGGAGAACGGCAACGGCTTCAAGGCCGGTCAGCGCCTGGGTGTGCACCGCAACACTATCAACCAACGGATGCAACGCATCGAACAACTGAGCGGGCAGTCCCTGGACGACCCGCTTTTTCGCATGAATGCTGCGGTCGCTATGCTGATATGGCGCATGACCGAAGCCCAAGGCAAGGAGTAA
- the codB gene encoding cytosine permease translates to MSSPSEFPLCEAPQHARKGLLPIAMVLFSFTFFTGTMFAGGKLGMAFSFVDMLWIAAIGNSLLALYAAALAFIASRSGLNTVLMGRFCFGEAGSRLSDFLLGFAELGWYAWGTATVAIVLVKLLGLAPGFTVPLMVLFGLGFSITAIVGFKGLDLLSRVSVPLMFALLIISMVIATRDVGGLQQLAALVPHETLNFSAAVTMVFGTFASGATQATNWTRLSRSGRVAVTASVVAFLLGNGLMVVAGAWCAMVYQQADIVEVMMLQGLSFAAVVMLCLNLWTIQGPTIYNVSAAACHLLRSERRRTMTLAAAGVGIVLAIGGMYELLIPFLVLLGSIIPPVGGVIMADFWYRHRGKYPALASVSLPRYNLAGLFAYAVGAVLAYASPWVAPLVGISASALCYILLVELRGRRRALGQAEVEP, encoded by the coding sequence ATGAGCTCACCCTCCGAATTTCCCCTCTGCGAAGCGCCCCAGCATGCGCGCAAGGGTTTGCTACCCATCGCCATGGTGCTGTTCAGCTTCACCTTCTTCACCGGCACCATGTTCGCCGGCGGCAAGCTGGGCATGGCCTTCAGCTTCGTCGACATGCTGTGGATCGCCGCCATCGGCAACAGCCTGCTGGCCCTGTATGCCGCCGCGTTGGCGTTCATCGCCTCGCGCAGCGGGCTAAACACCGTGCTCATGGGCCGCTTCTGCTTTGGCGAGGCGGGCAGCCGGCTCTCGGATTTTCTGCTCGGCTTCGCGGAACTGGGCTGGTACGCCTGGGGCACGGCGACCGTGGCCATCGTGCTGGTCAAGCTGCTGGGGCTGGCCCCTGGCTTCACCGTGCCGCTGATGGTGCTGTTCGGGCTGGGCTTCAGCATTACCGCCATCGTCGGCTTCAAGGGCCTGGATCTGCTGTCGCGGGTGTCGGTGCCGTTGATGTTCGCGCTGCTGATCATCTCCATGGTGATCGCCACCCGCGATGTCGGTGGCCTGCAGCAACTGGCAGCGCTGGTGCCGCATGAAACCCTGAACTTTTCTGCAGCGGTGACCATGGTCTTCGGTACCTTCGCCAGCGGGGCCACCCAGGCCACCAATTGGACGCGCCTGTCGCGCAGCGGTCGGGTGGCGGTCACGGCCAGTGTCGTCGCGTTCCTGCTCGGCAACGGCCTGATGGTGGTGGCCGGGGCCTGGTGCGCGATGGTCTATCAGCAGGCCGACATCGTCGAAGTGATGATGCTTCAGGGCCTGTCGTTCGCGGCGGTGGTGATGCTCTGCCTGAACCTGTGGACCATCCAAGGGCCGACCATCTACAACGTGTCGGCTGCCGCCTGCCACCTGCTGCGCAGCGAGCGTCGGCGCACCATGACCCTCGCTGCGGCGGGTGTCGGCATCGTGCTGGCGATCGGGGGCATGTACGAGCTGCTGATTCCGTTCCTGGTGCTACTGGGGTCGATCATCCCGCCGGTGGGCGGAGTGATCATGGCCGACTTCTGGTACCGCCATCGTGGCAAGTACCCGGCGCTGGCTTCGGTTAGCCTGCCGCGCTACAACCTGGCCGGGCTGTTCGCCTATGCCGTCGGCGCGGTGCTGGCATACGCCTCGCCCTGGGTGGCCCCGCTGGTGGGCATCAGCGCCTCGGCGCTGTGCTACATCCTGCTGGTCGAATTGCGCGGTCGGCGCCGTGCGCTGGGCCAGGCCGAGGTCGAGCCGTGA
- a CDS encoding glutathione S-transferase family protein yields the protein MLRILGRASSINVRKVLWACAEFDIPFEREDWGTGFKATDSPEFLALNPNAMVPVIQDGGFTLWESNTIIRYLATRYGAAGCYPAEAIARARVDQWIDWQASDLNRSWSYAFMSLVRHSPAHQDQQALAEGCAQWAHYMQILERQLAATGAYVAGERFTLADIPIGLSVNRWFETPFEHPPLPAVSAYFERLTERPGFVAHGRNGTP from the coding sequence ATGTTACGGATACTGGGCAGAGCGTCTTCCATCAACGTTCGCAAAGTCTTATGGGCCTGCGCCGAATTCGATATCCCGTTCGAGCGTGAAGACTGGGGCACGGGCTTCAAGGCCACCGACAGCCCCGAATTCCTCGCACTCAACCCCAATGCCATGGTTCCGGTCATTCAGGATGGCGGCTTCACCCTGTGGGAATCCAACACCATCATCCGCTACCTCGCCACCCGCTATGGCGCTGCCGGCTGCTACCCGGCCGAGGCGATCGCCCGAGCCCGCGTGGACCAATGGATCGACTGGCAGGCCTCGGACCTGAACCGTTCCTGGAGCTATGCCTTCATGTCGCTGGTGCGCCACTCCCCCGCGCACCAGGATCAACAGGCGCTGGCCGAGGGGTGCGCGCAGTGGGCGCACTACATGCAGATTCTTGAGCGGCAGCTCGCTGCAACCGGTGCCTATGTGGCCGGTGAGCGCTTCACCCTGGCCGACATCCCCATCGGCCTTTCGGTGAACCGCTGGTTCGAGACGCCCTTCGAGCACCCGCCACTGCCGGCGGTGAGCGCGTATTTCGAGCGCCTGACCGAACGGCCCGGCTTCGTCGCCCATGGACGCAACGGCACGCCTTGA
- a CDS encoding ParA family protein, protein MRRVVFNQKGGVGKSSIACNLAAASAAEGYRTLLVDLDPQANATYYLTGLTHDAIPAGIADFFRQTLSPTLASGKKHRVAITDTRYPNLHLVTASPDLGDLQSKLESKFKINKLRKLLVELGEDYERIYIDTPPALNFYTFSALVAAERLLIPFDCDSFSRQALHSVMAEVEELRQDHNPALQVEGVVVNQFAGRTALHQTLVDQLRSEGLPVLPVYLSSSIVMRESHQASVPLVHLAPRHKLSREFVDLLDALERAA, encoded by the coding sequence ATGCGTCGTGTGGTTTTCAATCAGAAAGGTGGTGTGGGCAAGTCGAGCATCGCCTGCAACCTGGCCGCCGCCAGTGCCGCCGAGGGTTATCGCACCTTGCTGGTGGACCTCGATCCGCAAGCCAACGCCACCTACTACCTGACCGGCCTGACCCACGACGCCATCCCCGCCGGCATCGCCGACTTCTTCCGCCAGACCCTCTCGCCCACCCTTGCCTCGGGCAAGAAGCACCGTGTGGCGATCACCGACACCCGCTACCCCAACCTGCACCTGGTCACCGCCAGCCCCGACCTCGGCGACCTGCAGAGCAAGCTGGAGAGCAAGTTCAAGATCAACAAGCTGCGCAAGCTGCTGGTGGAGCTGGGCGAAGACTACGAACGGATCTACATCGACACGCCACCGGCACTGAACTTCTACACCTTCAGTGCCCTGGTGGCGGCCGAGCGCCTGCTCATTCCGTTCGACTGCGACAGCTTCTCGCGCCAGGCATTGCATAGCGTCATGGCCGAAGTCGAGGAGCTGCGCCAGGACCACAACCCGGCGCTGCAGGTCGAAGGCGTGGTGGTCAACCAGTTCGCCGGGCGTACCGCGTTGCACCAGACCCTGGTCGATCAGCTGCGCAGCGAGGGCCTGCCGGTGTTGCCGGTGTACCTGAGCAGCTCGATCGTGATGCGCGAGTCGCACCAGGCCTCGGTGCCGCTGGTGCACCTGGCGCCACGGCACAAACTGTCGCGAGAGTTCGTCGACCTGCTCGATGCGCTGGAGCGGGCGGCCTGA
- a CDS encoding DUF2946 domain-containing protein: protein MKITRHTRTLTAWTLYASVLFSLLLCGLHHGQMGGLRLAGLEGGFCSINSEHGVAIDLDGAGSDQHMAQLDCPVCSSFGLAVPLSSTGWSFARPRSVASSPIVVRSWAQPPPRYQRPALNPRASPAVFPAAAFHFA from the coding sequence ATGAAAATCACCCGGCATACCCGCACGCTGACCGCCTGGACGCTCTACGCCAGCGTCCTGTTCAGCCTATTGCTGTGCGGCCTGCATCACGGCCAGATGGGCGGCTTGCGCCTGGCCGGCCTGGAAGGCGGGTTCTGTTCGATCAACAGCGAGCACGGCGTGGCCATCGACCTGGATGGCGCCGGTAGCGACCAGCACATGGCCCAGCTCGACTGTCCGGTGTGCTCCTCGTTCGGCCTGGCGGTGCCCCTGAGCAGCACCGGCTGGTCGTTTGCCCGGCCCCGCAGCGTCGCCAGCTCGCCGATCGTGGTGCGCAGCTGGGCGCAACCGCCGCCCCGTTATCAACGCCCTGCCCTCAATCCCCGCGCCTCCCCCGCCGTCTTCCCCGCAGCAGCCTTTCATTTCGCCTGA